A single Anopheles funestus chromosome 2RL, idAnoFuneDA-416_04, whole genome shotgun sequence DNA region contains:
- the LOC125765428 gene encoding ATPase family AAA domain-containing protein 3A homolog encodes MSWLFGYKSQATPQAGGDGGPEPPGPPPSSAGSAGQMAGDSNLTKAERKAMEAYRFDSSALERAAEAARTLERSKHAREALELSKMQESTRQQEYMAKVKEYEAHIETSKVEQKRVDHEERRKTLAEETKQQQQRAQYQDQLARKRYEEQLSQQQRVQEENLRKQEESVAKQEAMRRKTIEHEMELREKNKMKLLEAELRAKAKVDRENRDLTLEQIRLKAEENRITVMEGIKTAGSVLGQGATALLTDWNKVVTTVGGLSLLALGVYTAKGATGVTARYVEARIGKPSLVNETSRFSLLEALKHPIDTVKRLKNKPTDALQGVVLQPKLEERLRDIAIATKNTKNNKGLYRNILMHGPPGTGKTMFAKRLATHSGMDYAIMTGGDVGPMGREAVTAIHKVFDWASTSRRGLLLFIDEADAFLRKRSSEQISEDMRSALNAFLYRTGEQNPRFMLVLASNTPEQFDYAINDRLDEMVEFTLPGLEERERLIRLYFDKFVLQPAAEGKKRFKVEQWDYSAVCSKMAKLCEGMSGREISKLGVSWQAACYASEEGILTEQMVLDRCEAAARQHRQKMAWLSEQEKLDHKSITGGKGFLTQ; translated from the exons ATGTCGTGGTTATTCGGGTATAAAAGCCAAGCAACCCCACAAGCAGGCGGTGATGGAGGTCCTGAACCACCGGGGCCGCCACCCTCATCGGCCGGTAGCGCCGGTCAGATGGCAGGTGATTCTAATCTTACCAAAGCCGAGCGGAAAGCCATGGAGGCCTATCGGTTCGATTCGTCAGCGCTGGAAAGGGCAGCCGAAGCTGCACGCACCCTGGAACGATCGA AGCATGCACGCGAAGCGCTGGAATTATCGAAAATGCAAGAAAGTACTCGCCAGCAGGAGTATATGGCCAAGGTGAAGGAATATGAAGCTCACATAGAAACGTCCAAAGTGGAACAGAAACGTGTGGACCATGAAGAGCGCCGAAAGACGTTGGCTGAGGAGAcaaagcagcaacagcagcgagCTCAGTATCAGGATCAGCTGGCCAGGAAACGCTACGAGGAGCAGCTTTCCCAACAGCAGCGCGTACAGGAGGAAAATCTCCGCAAGCAAGAGGAAAGCGTAGCGAAACAGGAAGCGATGCGCCGCAAGACGATCGAGCATGAAATGGAACTACGTGAGAAGAATAAGATGAAGCTGTTGGAGGCCGAATTGCgggcaaaagcaaaagtagATCGTGAAAACCGTGACCTCACGCTAGAGCAAATTCGTTTAAAGGCGGAAGAGAATCGAATTACTGTGATGGAAGGCATTAAAACGGCGGGATCCGTGCTGGGACAGGGTGCTACTGCGCTGTTAACCGATTGGAATAAGGTGGTAACAACTGTCGGTGGTTTATCGCTGCTAGCGCTCGGTGTTTATACGGCAAAGGGTGCAACGGGAGTGACGGCCCGATATGTTGAGGCACGGATAGGCAAACCATCGTTGGTTAACGAAACATCGCGCTTTTCGCTATTGGAAGCGCTTAAACATCCCATCGATACGGTGAAACGCTTGAAGAACAAACCAACTGATGCTCTACAAGGTGTGGTTTTGCAACCCAAACTTGAAGAGCGCCTGCGGGACATCGCAATTGCGACGAAGAATACCAAGAACAATAAGGGTCTGTATCGGAATATCCTCATGCACGGACCGCCAGGAACTGGTAAGACCATGTTTGCCAAGCGGCTCGCAACACACTCCGGTATGGACTACGCCATCATGACCGGTGGTGACGTCGGTCCAATGGGTCGTGAAGCAGTGACAGCCATCCACAAAGTGTTCGATTGGGCCAGCACTAGCAGGCGTGGTTTGCTGCTGTTCATCGACGAAGCCGATGCATTCTTGCGCAAACGTTCATCcgaacaaatatccgaagatATGCGGTCGGCATTGAATGCGTTCCTGTACCGCACTGGTGAACAGAACCCAAGGTTTATGCTGGTACTGGCTTCTAACACTCCTGAACAATTCGACTACGCCATAAACGACCGGTTGGACGAGATGGTGGAGTTCACGCTGCCCGGGCTAGAGGAACGGGAACGTTTGATACGTTTATATTTTGACAAATTCGTATTACAACCTGCCGCTGAAGGAAAGAA ACGCTTCAAAGTGGAACAGTGGGACTATAGTGCTGTGTGTAGTAAAATGGCTAAGCTGTGTGAAGGCATGTCTGGTCGTGAAATCTCGAAGCTCGGTGTATCCTGGCAAGCGGCGTGTTACGCCTCGGAAGAGGGTATCCTCACCGAACAGATGGTGCTAGATCGGTGTGAAGCAGCCGCTCGCCAGCATCGACAGAAAATGGCTTGGCTTTCGGAACAGGAAAAACTCGATCACAAATCCATCACAGGTGGTAAGGGTTTTCTGACACAGTAA